ctcagaatattaagctcgttagctcgcgagccgactcgcgagcttgagtatatatatatttttattttttatttttattttttatttaataataaaattacgtatattatatatttttattttttattttcatagtaaaattacgtatatatccttaatattttattctttattaagaaaaaaatattattttatttattttttaaaaagtaaaataattatttttttttcgagctcgacttgattcgagtcgagctcgagcttgaaaattgccggctcgtcgagctcgagcttggtaaaatttagtcgagactcggctcgattagctcaaagctcgactcggctcggctcgtttgcagccctagttgGAACGATGAACGATAGACATGTCGAATTCAGTTGTGTGTAATAGAAACAAAATGGATTGATTCACTGAACTCAAACTAAGGTTCCGTCTGAATTCTTAAGTCTGAATTCtaaaatctgaatactgaaacaattaatttgctaaATTTTAAGTACTGAAAATAAATACATGAATAtctgaattttaatgttaaatctatttatactgtttgataaatattttataactaaatgcttaataagttaaatttgacaattttgtgtttatatcttttcatccaaaaaagaaatagaacctatgatttaattagtttaaaattgttaggtatgaaaatgacaataatatttatttttaaatcaaattgatataaaagattaaatatattatatgaggagtatggagaagGTGTGAAAGTTattaaaaaggaagaaaagggaaatagAGAACCGTTAGATAGAAAATATCAAATTATTTAATTagataaaaattttgaacataattaacaaacaatggTAGATTTGATAGATAAAATAAGTTAGTTGAAATAATtatattgattcttatcagaattaagcattcagttaggattcttgtactgaaaaaaatacacacaaatTTAGCACTGTTTAACAAGTTCAATAgatggattttcatttatcaaacactcaaaacatctgaatgtatGAAACAGTTCAGGTTGAGCACTTTTTATAACTAAATATAGCATATTAGTCAGCTGATTTAACGTTGTCGCAGGAGGTAAAGTGTCACGGGGAAAAGACTCCATGATTCTAGGGTGAATTCACCGCTGGGAGTCTGAAATGACTTCTCCGATGTATGATAGCTGAGGCACCGTCGGGCTTCAATCATTGGAGATTGGATCCTCTGCGATTGTAAATGCAATCGCATGAGGCAATTAATGGCTGAGATCGGCCGAGTCGAATCAAAACTGATCTCAATCCTTAATTTGAATTTCATAATTTCATCCTTTCTATCTTCAAAATGCTTCTTTTAATTCAAccatttatgaatttttttttcctatagAGGAGAACCATTTAGGATATAGAAAGCATGTAATTCGATTTTCCAATTAGTAGCAAAACCGACTTTAGTAAGACTTcaagaaagataaaaagaaaatatgcaCGGAATGATATCTTTGTCTAACATTGCCATACCGAAGAATTAGTTACACCAGATTATCACATCCAACTATTGATGTACATATTACTAATTGGCGGGGTTGTTCATCGGCCCGGTGATCGGTAATtcagtaaaaagaaaaaaaaattaatttttttcaattttttttcaataacgTCAACATTCAATTATCGTCCAAACTTTTACTTGGTAATTGAATTTTAGTCGAATAATCGGTATTTCGATAAAATACCCAAGATTTTTATATTGATTTTCTAATATAGATTAGTTAAGTACATTTAATATGTAATTAATAATATAAAAGTTATTAATATGTTAATTAATGTGCTTTTAAGGTCACATATTTGTTTATGAGCATAAATTATAGCATATAACAATAATATGTAATATGACATATTATTAGGCatgaaatatataaaatattgacttaaaatatgaaatttagtAAAATCAGGAGTTCAGAAATAGAATTTCAATATCCATTTccaaaatgtttcatcaaaTTTTAAGATTAGATCTTAATCGATTTTCTCGAATTCTATTTCATCCGTATCCAATTTTTGATCTAAATTTGATCGACTGTTCATTCGATTTCTGCCGAAGTGTGAACACCCTTGCTAATTGTTGAAAAAATGATTTGATAATTGATGATGATCCAGCTGAAGCATGGAGAAAAAAATGACCACGTGACTTGAtggggaaaagaaaagtagTAATTTTCAATCTCGGCAGTCAATCTAAAAGGCTATTGGTCAAAGACGAGGGAAAGTGTTCATAATTAGTTCCCATTTGGCAATTTGCTAAAGGCAGTTTCATACTTTTGGAGTCTTGCAATTCACGTTTGGTCCTACAAACCCCTCAATTTGACCATCCTTTTCAGTCCAAAGTTTTGCTGGTTGTTAACCATGGATCATATCGTACACAATACAACACAATTTGATGACCCACCGGCTGTGGCCGAATTGAACGAGTTTTAAGCACTGCGGAACTAGATACAGGCCTGTAAACGCAAGTATACAGCCCAAAAAGTGACATTTGGGCCAGCAGCAAACCGTCTGATGTTCCTGGTCCAGAAAAGTCCAGAGTCCACACAATAGTAAGATATTTATCCagagaagaaaaacaaaggaaaacgGAAATACTTACCATCGTCAAATGACCCGTGTGTGTGCTGTGAAAATATTCCAATTCCCCCGCCACGCCAACACTCTGAAGTCTTCTTCACCTTCTCCGTCGGTTTCCGAAACGCTCCGTTTCATCATCTCTCCTCCGTTGATCCACAATCCAGGAACAAGCTCCCTTTCCATCTCCTTAATGGCCCATTCCAGGCCCAGGTTTTCTCTATTTGAAgttactttttgttttttttttcccctgatTAAAGTTCCATCCAagccttcttcttctttttcatttttcttttttcataccTGTTTACTTGGCTCAGGATTTTAGAGCAAGCCGAGGCCGATTGCGACGGTAAAATTACGGATAATATAGCAGGAGAGCGAAAGTACGCTGAAATTGTTGTGATACGTCATGGTGAAACCGAATGGAATGCCGATGGGAGAATTCAGGTTTTTCTGACGGCAGTTACTAGCTCAATTAATTTTGTTTACGGAATTTTGATCCCAAATTTATGTTATAGTAGATAAATAATTGCCCTATCCCTATCTATCCTGTCAGGATAATCGTTACTCTTCCCGTGTATAATCTTCTATTGAATTGGTAGATTCTCTTCAAAATTAGTGATGTTGTTTAATCTTCGTACATAGGGGCACTTAGACGTTGAGTTAAACGACGTAGGAAGAGAGCAAGCTACCGTGGTAATCCTTGACTTGTGCAATACAGTTTATGCATTTTATCATGCACGTAGTTGGTGTGGTTTAAGGATAAAAGTTCTGTTTGGTTTGTTAAAAGGTGGCTGAGCGAGTTTCCAAAGAGTTCAAAGTCTCTGCGGTTTACTCATCTGACTTGAAGAGAGCATTTGAGACTGCACAGATTATAGCAAGCAGCTGCGGGGGCCTTCAGGTATCAATTAGTTATTAATCTACTAGTTTGCCATTCACCCAATTCCTCTTGCTAAGTTGTGCTGGATATGCGAATAAACTAGACTTTGGTATCACTATCTGATTTTGAGCATTGGAAGTGCTCACTGCTGAATGCTGGTCAGCAATTGGTTGGAATCTATCATTTTCTTCGTTTTAATGAAGGCTTCAGTTTATGTTTCTTCTGTCTTGATTGAGAAAGTATGTACTCTGTGTTCCTTTTCtgcattaaaattttttgaaattgattggAGATGATATAAACGCGCTGGGTGACTTTCTTTTCATGTGTTTCCCATGGAAAGTTCTCATCTAAGAGGTCTTGCTAGCATTTTTTAAATGAAGTTGAAATCTGCATTGCTGTCATTATCGCAGTGAACAGAAGAATGTCTACATTTAGGAGTTACCAGCGACCTATATATAGGAGTTAACTGCCATTTTATTGGAGTTATTATTAAGATACTTCTCTTTTATTCCTgtaacaaaatgcaaatgtgtCTTAGCATTTGCATAAAGGCCTACCAGGCATGGAGGTGGGAAATGGTCTACTTGTTTTACAACATAAATTTTAATGCCAATGGTGGTCCTTAAAATATCGGTATGTAGACCATCAATTGAGCATCACATTGCTTGTTTTGCATTGTTGGGATCAGGTTCTTGAAGACCCAGACCTGCGGGAAAGACATCTCGGGGATCTCCAAGGCCAAGTGGTTCGTGAAGCTGCCAAAAGCAGTTCGAAGGCTTATAGAGCATTTGTATCTAAACGAAGGGATGAAGAAATTCCAGTgagttttatattttatatCTGTTGCGGATGACCAATGCACCATTAAATTAAGTCTGTTTCTATGGTTGTTAGAAGTATATTTTCATCAAAGTGCCTCATAGACACCTTGGTCCCTAATGATTACCTAAGAATTAACTGGGCTGAAGGAGAGGTAATGGCAGAAAAGTTGGTTGGATAACATTGATGACCTCATTCTATCTGGAAGCACCATTTTGTCTCCCTGATTGGAGACTTCATTGACTGATAATGTTGCTTTTTCTCGAATATGCTCCTGACCCAGTAAGTACGGCCTAAAATTCTACTTCAAAAGTAAGTGTATTGCTTGATATCTTCACCAGCAATGCTTGGGCTGATTTTCTTTACTTGCTAAAATGGTACCTTCCTGAAAAAAGGAGtaatgtatttttcatttttatttgttgAATAAAAtaagttttcatcctttaattAGCTGTGTCTTGGAAGGAGATGGATGCCTCATGATTGTGATGGTGCTCATTTGTGGTCAAGCTTGTTATTCATTTGGTTACATGTCAAATTGTTAGGTTTATAATCCCGTGTTTTTGATCGGCGCAGCTGATGTTAAGCTACTAGACACTAGATTTGCTGGTGCTTATCTATTCCCACTGGAATACTGCTCGTGGGATCCAATAACCTTGTCTGATACTGGAAGTCCTTCTATAGTTGCATGGTTGTATAGTGTAATTGAGTAAGGATGCATAGTTTCCTTGTAGGTGCCTTTGGCATTTGCAGAGAAACCAAGCAGTTTTTTGGTTCAACCAATTTTTTCTCGAGTATCTTTTTCCCTTGACATGGTATACCCAAAATTCACCCTGCAATAACAAGATCCCCCTTTTGTATCATTAAAATGTCTGTAGTTTATGTTTTTGTTTCTAGAAAATGAAGATTGACACAAATACTTGTAATAAAACAAGCAAGTTGCACAAAATTGGTTTAAATGGTCAGATTGGACAAGCCTACCCGCTCCCCTACCTTCCATGTAACACGACAAACACCATAAACAGAGGGTAATTGACTACTACTTGCCATTGCAGGGTGGTGGAGAAAGTCTTGATCAACTTTATCAACGCTGCACATCTTCGCTGCAAAGGATTGCAAACAAGCACATAGGTACTACAAGACTCAAAATCACAATGGTTCGTGGAAAAATATAGCATGTGATCCTAGTTTCAATTGCAGGGGAGCGAGTAGTTGCGGTCACTCATGGAGGAGTTATCAGAGCACTTCATAGACGGGCATCTTCACATGGGCGGTCTGCTGGGAAGATTATGAATACATCTGTCAATGTATTTCAGTTGTCTGATGAGGATGAGTGGTCCATTAAAGTATGGGGTGACGTGAGTCATCTTAACCAGACTGGCTTTTTGGAGTCTGGTTTTGGTGGGGACAAATCTTCTGGTTAGTCTTTACATGTCTACTTGACATCGACAAACCTGGAATTTTGTAGGGGACATGCCCCTTTCACCATTATAAATCGCTGAAACATTCGAATTGGTTCAACAACTACGATTAATTAATTAGAATCTTCATTATAATTTTGACAATGTTGCGACATGTGATA
This portion of the Coffea eugenioides isolate CCC68of chromosome 11, Ceug_1.0, whole genome shotgun sequence genome encodes:
- the LOC113753504 gene encoding phosphoglycerate mutase-like protein 4, giving the protein MAHSRPRILEQAEADCDGKITDNIAGERKYAEIVVIRHGETEWNADGRIQGHLDVELNDVGREQATVVAERVSKEFKVSAVYSSDLKRAFETAQIIASSCGGLQVLEDPDLRERHLGDLQGQVVREAAKSSSKAYRAFVSKRRDEEIPGGGESLDQLYQRCTSSLQRIANKHIGERVVAVTHGGVIRALHRRASSHGRSAGKIMNTSVNVFQLSDEDEWSIKVWGDVSHLNQTGFLESGFGGDKSSG